From one Lycium ferocissimum isolate CSIRO_LF1 chromosome 7, AGI_CSIRO_Lferr_CH_V1, whole genome shotgun sequence genomic stretch:
- the LOC132063267 gene encoding small ribosomal subunit protein uS9-like: MQKQEASTAVESVQCFGRKKTAVAVTHCKRGRGLIKINGVPIELVQPEILRYKAFEPILLVGRHRFAGVDMRIRVKGGGHTSQIYAIRQSIAKALVAYYQKFVDEVQKKEIKDVLIRYDRTLLVADPRRCEPKKFGGRGARSRFQKSYR, from the coding sequence atgCAGAAGCAAGAAGCATCCACCGCAGTGGAATCCGTCCAATGTTTCGGTCGGAAAAAAACGGCAGTTGCAGTAACCCACTGCAAACGTGGACGAGGTTTAATCAAAATCAACGGTGTCCCAATCGAGTTAGTCCAACCAGAAATCCTTCGTTACAAAGCCTTTGAACCAATCCTTCTTGTAGGACGTCACCGTTTTGCTGGTGTTGACATGCGCATACGTGTCAAGGGTGGTGGACACACTTCTCAGATCTATGCTATTCGTCAGAGTATTGCGAAAGCACTTGTTGCTTATTATCAGAAGTTTGTTGATGAAGTGCAGAAGAAGGAGATTAAGGATGTTTTGATAAGGTATGATAGGACATTGCTTGTTGCTGATCCTAGAAGATGTGAACCTAAGAAGTTTGGTGGTCGTGGTGCCAGATCTAGGTTCCAGAAATCTTACCGTTAG
- the LOC132062496 gene encoding myricetin 7/4'-O-methyltransferase 2-like produces MSLSDLSAELSIVNSSKVSLLPNLLRFLAHIGFLNQHEDHYFLTPASHLLVKNEPFNVRSVLLMNHGPVISKAWSELSAWFQNDSPTAFHTAHGKAFWDYIVDEEPRVLSDIFNDALAGDSRFNTNMLITECKHVFEGVTSLVDVGGGTGTVSIAIAKAFPNIKCTVLDLPHVIGDCKGSENLDFVGGDMFDQIPDANAILLKTVLHNWGDEDCVKILKKCKESIPSREKGGKVIIIDTVMEEDPKQSNDQFIRAQHNMNMLMMVLYAAKERTKKEWEKLFTEANFTEYKIIPALGVRSLIEIYP; encoded by the exons ATGAGTCTTTCGGATCTCTCTGCTGAACTTTCTATCGTCAATTCTTCAAAGGTTTCCCTCTTACCAAATTTATTGCGATTCTTAGCGCATATTGGTTTCCTAAATCAACACGAAGATCACTATTTTCTTACCCCAGCTAGTCACCTTCTTGTGAAAAATGAGCCCTTCAATGTTAGATCAGTCTTGCTAATGAACCACGGTCCAGTCATTTCAAAAGCATGGTCTGAGTTAAGTGCTTGGTTCCAAAATGATTCTCCTACTGCTTTTCATACCGCTCATGGAAAAGCTTTCTGGGATTACATTGTGGATGAAGAACCCAGAGTACTAAGTGATATTTTCAACGATGCATTGGCTGGTGACTCGAGGTTTAATACCAACATGCTTATTACAGAGTGCAAACATGTGTTTGAGGGGGTAACATCGTTGGTGGACGTTGGTGGTGGCACTGGTACTGTGTCAATTGCAATAGCCAAAGCTTTTCCTAACATAAAGTGCACTGTACTTGATCTCCCTCATGTTATAGGCGACTGCAAGGGAAGTGAGAATTTGGACTTTGTGGGAGGAGATATGTTCGATCAAATTCCCGATGCTAATGCCATCTTACTCAAG ACTGTTTTGCACAACTGGGGGGATGAAGATTGTGTGAAGATACTGAAGAAATGCAAAGAATCAATTCCAAGTAGGGAAAAAGGAGGGAAAGTGATAATTATAGACACGGTGATGGAGGAGGATCCAAAGCAAAGTAACGATCAGTTTATTCGGGCACAACATAATATGAATATGCTGATGATGGTTCTTTATGCTGCCAAAGAGAGAACTAAAAAGGAGTGGGAGAAGCTCTTCACGGAAGCTAATTTCACTGAATACAAAATAATTCCAGCTCTTGGTGTAAGGTCTCTCATTGAAATTTACCCTTAG